From Enterococcus mundtii, the proteins below share one genomic window:
- a CDS encoding MucBP domain-containing protein: MDKKKQIRLASSILAIGLLTNASLQAPIAHAQDNLVASANTNMLLSKNPVGEKINIVNGDFESPVIKDSVSNIIPQEEFPGWKTTASDGQIELQSNGFEKMTTNSGRQWAELNANVSGALYQDIPTTPGAVIYWQISHRGRQGTDTAAVKFGAPGSNLETIETMKTGTEWQTYSGYYTIPEGQTTTRFQFEAVATSTGDKSIGNLIDNVVFTNEYTPTAEAEPVTVNYVDEQGNQLAPSETLNGKIGENYTTTPKEIENYVLKETPKNANGIFSNQAQTVTYVYEKAEGGTVTVNYVDEEGNKLADPETLTGKIGENYQTSAKDIPNYVLKETPSNAQGTFSDQAQTVTYVYEKAEGGTVTVNYVDEEGNKLADPETLTGKIGENYQTSAKDIPNYVLKETPSNAQGTFSDQAQTVTYVYEKAEGGTVTVNYVDEEGNKLADPETLTGKIGENYQTSAKDIPNYVLKETPSNAQGTFSDQAQTVTYVYEKAEGGTVTVNYVDEEGNKLADPETLTGKIGENYQTSAKDIPNYVLKETPSNAQGTFSDQAQTVTYVYEKAEGGTVTVNYVDEDGNKLADPETLTGKIGENYQTSAKDIPNYVLKETPSNAQGTFSDQAQTVTYVYEKAEGEAVTVNYVDEDGKALADPETLTGKIGESYETAPKEIKDYVVKETPKNAKGTFSDQAQTVTYVYEKAEGEAVTINYVDEEGNALADPETLTGKIGESYETAPKEIKDYVVKETPKNAKGTFSDQAQTVTYVYEKVEGEAVTVNYVDEEGNALADPDTLTGKIGESYETRPKEIKDYVVKETPKNAKGTFSDQAQTVTYVYEKVEGEAVTVNYVDEEGNALADPDTLTGKIGESYETASKEIKDYVVKETPKNAQGTFSDQAQTVTYVYEKAEGEAVTVNYVDEDGKALADPETLTGKIGESYETAPKEIKDYVVKETPKNAQGTFSDQAQTVTYVYEKNEGEALIINYVEKDKNSVPTKISNSHQSTPKTYPKTGENQNVSTLYSLSGITAVFLAAWVYLKRRLKNTKIDH; this comes from the coding sequence ATGGATAAGAAAAAACAGATTCGGTTGGCATCATCAATTTTAGCAATTGGTCTATTAACAAATGCTTCACTACAAGCACCTATAGCTCATGCCCAAGATAATCTAGTCGCTTCAGCAAATACTAATATGTTATTAAGCAAAAATCCTGTAGGTGAGAAAATAAATATTGTGAATGGTGATTTTGAATCACCAGTTATAAAAGATAGCGTGTCTAACATTATACCGCAAGAAGAATTTCCAGGATGGAAAACAACAGCTTCAGATGGACAAATTGAATTACAATCGAATGGTTTTGAAAAAATGACAACGAATAGTGGACGTCAATGGGCAGAACTAAATGCCAATGTTTCAGGTGCTCTTTATCAAGATATCCCCACAACTCCTGGTGCTGTAATCTATTGGCAGATTTCTCATCGAGGTCGACAAGGAACAGATACCGCAGCTGTAAAATTTGGAGCACCCGGTAGTAACTTAGAAACCATCGAAACGATGAAGACTGGAACGGAATGGCAGACATACAGTGGATATTACACGATACCTGAAGGACAAACGACTACAAGATTTCAATTTGAAGCAGTTGCAACATCAACTGGAGACAAAAGTATAGGAAATCTAATAGATAATGTAGTGTTTACAAATGAATACACCCCTACTGCTGAAGCGGAACCAGTTACTGTAAATTACGTAGATGAACAAGGGAATCAATTGGCTCCGTCTGAAACATTAAATGGAAAGATTGGTGAAAACTATACAACGACACCAAAAGAAATCGAAAATTATGTATTGAAGGAAACACCAAAAAATGCGAATGGAATATTTAGCAATCAAGCGCAAACGGTAACGTATGTGTATGAAAAAGCGGAAGGTGGCACGGTCACTGTCAATTATGTAGACGAGGAAGGAAATAAATTAGCGGATCCAGAAACATTAACCGGAAAAATTGGCGAAAATTACCAAACGAGTGCTAAAGATATTCCAAACTATGTGTTGAAAGAAACGCCAAGTAATGCACAAGGTACATTTAGTGACCAAGCACAAACCGTAACGTATGTGTATGAAAAAGCGGAAGGTGGCACGGTCACTGTCAATTATGTAGACGAGGAAGGAAATAAATTAGCGGATCCAGAAACATTAACCGGAAAAATTGGCGAAAATTACCAAACGAGTGCTAAAGATATTCCAAACTATGTGTTGAAAGAAACGCCAAGTAATGCACAAGGTACATTTAGTGACCAAGCACAAACCGTAACGTATGTGTATGAAAAAGCGGAAGGTGGCACGGTCACTGTCAATTATGTAGACGAGGAAGGAAATAAATTAGCGGATCCAGAAACATTAACCGGAAAAATTGGCGAAAATTACCAAACGAGTGCTAAAGATATTCCAAACTATGTGTTGAAAGAAACGCCAAGTAATGCACAAGGTACATTTAGTGACCAAGCACAAACCGTAACGTATGTGTATGAAAAAGCGGAAGGTGGCACGGTCACTGTCAATTATGTAGACGAGGAAGGAAATAAATTAGCGGATCCAGAAACATTAACCGGAAAAATTGGCGAAAATTACCAAACGAGTGCTAAAGATATTCCAAACTATGTGTTGAAAGAAACGCCAAGTAATGCACAAGGTACATTTAGTGACCAAGCACAAACCGTAACGTATGTGTATGAAAAAGCGGAAGGTGGCACGGTCACTGTCAATTATGTAGACGAAGACGGAAATAAATTAGCGGATCCAGAAACATTAACCGGAAAAATTGGCGAAAATTACCAAACGAGTGCTAAAGATATTCCAAACTATGTGTTGAAAGAAACGCCAAGTAATGCACAAGGCACATTTAGTGACCAAGCACAAACCGTAACGTATGTGTATGAAAAAGCCGAAGGAGAAGCTGTAACCGTCAATTATGTAGACGAAGACGGCAAAGCTTTAGCAGATCCAGAAACATTAACCGGAAAAATCGGTGAAAGTTATGAAACGGCACCAAAAGAAATCAAAGACTATGTAGTAAAAGAAACACCAAAAAATGCCAAAGGTACTTTTAGTGATCAAGCACAAACGGTAACGTATGTGTATGAAAAAGCAGAAGGCGAAGCAGTAACCATCAACTATGTAGACGAAGAGGGGAACGCCTTAGCAGATCCAGAAACATTAACCGGAAAAATCGGTGAAAGTTATGAAACGGCACCAAAAGAAATCAAAGACTATGTAGTAAAAGAAACACCAAAAAATGCCAAAGGAACTTTTAGTGATCAAGCACAAACGGTAACGTATGTGTATGAAAAAGTAGAAGGTGAAGCAGTGACTGTCAACTATGTAGACGAAGAAGGGAACGCCTTAGCAGATCCCGATACATTGACTGGAAAGATCGGTGAAAGCTACGAAACGAGACCAAAAGAAATCAAAGACTATGTAGTAAAAGAAACACCAAAAAATGCCAAAGGTACTTTTAGTGATCAAGCACAAACGGTAACGTATGTGTATGAAAAAGTAGAAGGTGAAGCAGTGACTGTCAACTATGTAGACGAAGAAGGGAACGCCTTAGCAGATCCCGATACATTGACCGGAAAAATCGGTGAAAGTTATGAAACGGCATCAAAAGAAATCAAAGACTATGTAGTAAAAGAAACACCAAAAAATGCCCAAGGAACTTTTAGTGATCAAGCACAAACGGTAACATATGTCTACGAAAAAGCGGAAGGTGAAGCAGTGACAGTCAATTATGTAGACGAAGACGGCAAAGCTTTAGCAGATCCAGAAACATTAACCGGAAAAATTGGTGAAAGTTATGAAACGGCACCAAAAGAAATCAAAGACTATGTAGTAAAAGAAACACCAAAAAATGCCCAAGGAACTTTTAGTGACCAAGCACAAACCGTAACATATGTCTACGAAAAAAACGAAGGAGAAGCTTTAATTATTAATTACGTGGAGAAGGACAAAAATTCAGTTCCTACAAAAATTAGTAATAGCCACCAATCAACGCCAAAGACTTATCCAAAAACAGGAGAAAATCAAAATGTTTCTACGCTCTATTCTCTTTCAGGGATAACAGCTGTATTCTTAGCAGCATGGGTTTATTTGAAGCGTCGATTGAAAAATACGAAAATTGATCATTAA